Genomic segment of Edaphobacter bradus:
CCGGAATGATCGCCATCGATGCAGTGACGGTATTGGATGCGGTGACGGTGAGAGTGGTCGTTCCGGCAGTGGAGCCGGAGATGTTCAGGGTCGATGGGTTGAAGCTGCAGGACACGCCGGACGGCAGGCCACTGCAGGCTAAGTTGACGGTGCCGCTGAAGCCGTTCTGCCCGGTCACGGTGAGGGTGACTGTGCCAGATTTGCCGCGCGAGATCACCATGGTTGGCACGTTCAGCGAGAGCGCTATGCTGGGAGGGGGAAGGTTGATGGTGTACGCAGCGGAGCCGACTGCGCTGGTCAGGTAGCCCGACGCAACCGCGATTGCCTTGATGGTTTCATTGGCGCCCACAGTGAGCGGGTTGCTGTACACGGACGAGTTCACCGTCGGCGTGCTGCCGTCGGTGGTGTAGTAGATGGTGGCCCCGGTCGTTGCATCGGCGATGGCGACTGACTGGACCGATGTATAGGTGCCGGCGACCGGAGTGAAGGTGGGGGTTGCTGCCGTGGGAAGGGTGATGATGTACGAAGCGGAGACTACTGGGCTATCCGGGTATCCGGAACCCGTGGCATATGCGTTGATCGTCTCGTTCGCCGTGACTACGATCGGTGCAGAGTAGACAGGCGAGGTCGCGGTGGGGGCCGAACCGTCCGTCGTGTAGTGGATGGTCGCACCATTCACTGCATCGGAGAGGACGATCTGCTGCGGTCCCACGTAGGTCCCGGCCGGTGGGGTGAACATCGGTGGGGCAATGTTGGTGAGGTTTACCACATAAGTCGCTGAGGCGATGTTGCTGTCCGGGAAGTTGGGAGCAATCGCGATGGCTTTGAGCGTCTCGCTGCTGCGCACCGTGACCGGGCCGGTGTACTGCGTCGATGCGGAAGATGGGGTTGAGCCATCCTTCGTGTAGTAAATCGTCGCTCCGGGAGTTGTGTCGGTGATGGTCACATTCTGCACCGAGGTATAGGTCCCCGAAGGAACGGAGATGATCGGAGCGGTGTTGCCACCTCCGGAGACGGCGATCAGATCGAGCCCGGGAGCGTAGGCGCCTGAGTTCGGATTCGAGAAGACGATGGTATTGGGACTTCCTCCGTTCAACTGAACAGACATCGTGTAGGGAACGGGGTCATACCAGCTGTTGCCGCTCAGATTGAGGACTGTAGGCGTGCCTCCGTTGACCGAGACATAAAAGGTGCGCTGGCCATCGACAACATAATCGAGTTCCAGCTGATATGTGCCCGTCGACGGGACACTGACGTTGTTGAAGGTAACGGTATTGCCCGCGCCATTGCCCATGCCGCCGATGTAGGCTCCGCCTGAAGCGCGCGTGCTGTAGTTATAGGCCCCCACGGCTGACCCGGCCTGCGCCGCAGCCTCGCCTTCATAGACGGTGAAGGTATTGGCAAACTCCTTGCCGTCGCCGCTGATAACAATGCGGTCGAGATCGGCGCCGTAACCGGAGGGGTTATTGAAGACGATCGTGTTATTGCCAGCACTGAGCGCCACGTTGACAGTAGAACTCTGCGGCAACACATAACTGCCACCGCCCATATTGAGAGATCCGCCCGGTGCACCATTGACGCTGTACTCCAGCGTTCGAGGTCCCTGCGTCATGCCGTCGATCTCCATGCGGTAGACGCCGGCTGTAGGAACGTTCACGTTGTTGAAGGTAACGATCGCGTTGCCGCCGATATAGCCGACCTTTGAGCCGCCGGAGCAGGAGGAGCACGAGGCGACCTGGGTACCGCCCGAGAGGGCAGCCGCTTCCGCCTCGTAGACAGTCCCGCCCGTTACCGGCGTAATCGCCCCATTAGGTGTGACCTTCAGCAGGCGGGAGCCATGCGGCGCCACCATCGCGCTGAAGCTTCCTGGGAATGCGCCCAGGTCGGTCTGGCTCCAGAGATCACGCACAGCCGTTGCGTTATTGAAGCCGAGATCACTCCAGCGAACGTCGACGCGGTCGGGAAAGGCGTTGAAGTTGTAGAGCGCAACGTAGACGAACCCGCTGCCTGGATTGGACATCCAGACCTGGTGGAAACCGCCGGTCATCTGCACGGCGGGAGAGCCGGACTGATTGACCGCAAGAAGTTCGTCGTTGGTGAAAGCTGAAGTTGCGAAGCTATCCAGCTTGGTGAGGTCTCCTCCGAGGTAGATCGGCGAGTTTGCCATGAGCCAGATATTTGTCGCCGACATCTTTTCATCGTTCGTGAGGCCGGTGGCCACGGTCGTCGTGCCGCTCGCACCCACCACATCCAGGGAGTCCAGGTCGTTCCAGCCGAGGGTTGGACCGGCTGAGTGCTCCCAGGCCACGTCGTCATACGCGCGCAGAAGGATACGTGGCCAGTTGGTGAGAGACGGTCCGCAGCTGCCCTCACACTCCACATCCTCATCGATGCGCCGGGCATTGGCATACTGCTGCCAGGTGCTCTGATAATCCTGATCCATGGCCCAGGACACGGTAAGCCACATGGGCCGGCCGCTGTTCGCGATGGCCTTCGAATAGGCAGCGACGTCGGGGCGATTGTCGATACTCGTGCTGTTGTTGTCGGAACCTGGTGTCACCGCGTCGAGCTTGATGAAGTCGACGCCCCAACTCGACCACAGCGCCACGATGGAGTTGATGTACTCCTGCGCACCTGGCTTCGTAAAATCGATCTTGTCATGGTACGGCTCCCCGGAAGTCGCTCCGAAGGCGTTGCCCGGGGCGTGGGGAGTCACTGCGATGTCGGGGGTGTGATACGAGGTGCCGAGGATCGGATAGTTACCCTGAATCGCAGGCAGTTCGATGCCAGGGATCCAGTAGATACCCACCTTTTGGCCGTTCGCGTGGATGTGTGCGATCAGGCCTTGGATGTCCGGGAACGTTGTCGTATTGGGGATGGGGCGTCCGTTGCCATCAAAGCTCCCCTGCCAGCCGGAATCGATATTGATATAGACAAAGCCATGCTGTTGAAGCTCGGATGCCTTCAGGGCGTCGGACTGGGCCTGGACGTTGGCTTGTGTCAGGAAGCCGGGGCTGACGGACTGTTCGCTGAACGTGCTCCAGCCCAAATAGGGCGTTAGCCCCTCTCCGTTGACCTGGGCATGCAGAGATGCTGTGCTGAGTACAGCACCCACAAGAAACGCAGCCACGCCAAGAGCGAGGCGCCTTCCTAAAGATTTGTTGCGGGAACGGGTAGATTTCATTGAAGCTCCAAGGTAGATCATCTAGCCAATAAGGCGGCTTACTCGCGCACATACGCGACCGTCAGCGAGAGTCCTGCACACTGCTGCTTCAGCCAACGGTTCCGCACCTCATCAATCCAGACGGCGCCGGCAGAGAAGAGACGAGCGTCTGAAAAGATGAACGTGTATAACCGTGTACGATAACGCTCGCTAAGATTGCATACTTGGACGCACTCTTGTCAAGAGTAATCGCAGAAGTTCAGACGGGAATTTTGTGCACTATTGGCGGGTAAGACTGCGCTCAATCTCCTCTAAACTACGGCCACTCGTCTCCGGGACACAGAGTTGGACCAGAACAAACCCGGCAAGGCAGATCAGGCCGTAGGCGCAGAAGATGCCTCCCGTGGTGAGCGCTCGATTGAGAATGGGAAATGTGTACGTTAACGCAAAGGAGGCGATCCAGAGGGCGCTGACCGCGGCGGAGATTGCTTGAGACCGCACGCGGTTGGGAAATATCTCCGCGATCAGTACCCAGGTCACCGGAGCCAGCGTCAGCGCGTAGCAGGCAATCGCGCTGAGGGTCAGGATCAAGACGGCGATGCCCTTCCAGTTCGCGTGGTAGGCCATGGCGCAGAGCAGGTGCGAGATGCCGATGCCGAGGCAGCCGAATAGCATGAGCCAGCGCCGACCGACTCGGTCGACGAGCAGCATGGCGAGAATGGTGAAGATCAGATTGATAGCGCCGGTGATGACAATGTTCAGGAGGATGTCGTTTGAGCCGTATCCAGCGCTGCGGTAGACCTCCGCCGCGTAGTTGAACAGCACGTTGATCCCGGTCCACTGCTGGAGAATCGCCAGCGCAACGCCGATGAGGAGGATACGACGCACGGGACGACGAAACAGCTCACGCCACGTGGACGGCTCCGCAAGGCGCTCTGCCTCGACCGTAGCCTCGATGTTGGCTACCTCCGCGCGCGCGTAAAACGGTCCGCCGACCCTGGTGAGGACAGCGTCTGCCTGGTCCTTACGTTTATGGGTGAGCAGCCAACGCGGACTTTCGGGGATGAAGAACGAGGCGATCGTAAAAATAGCCGCTGGAACTGCAACCGCAGTGAACATCCATCGCCAGCCGTACTGAACATTCCAGGTAGCAAAGAGGGAAGCTTCACTAAGTCCGGAGGGTGTGGGTCTGGCAATTTGCCAGTTGGCGATCTGTGCCAGCAGGATCCCGATGACGATCGCGAACTGGTTCAGGCTCACAAGCCTCCCGCGGAGCTCCGCGGGACTGATCTCCGCGATGTAGAGCGGTGAGACGTTCGAAGCAAGTCCGATCGCAATGCCTCCCGTGATGCGCCAGGCAATGAACGCGTCGAAGGTGTGAGCCCATCCCGTCAGGATCGAGGAGACGGCGAAGAGGATCGCGGCGACCAGAAGAATCGGCCGCCTTCCGAAGCGCTCCGCAAGATAACCGGCTGCGAGCGAGCCGATCAGGCAGCCGATCAAGGCACAGCTGTTCGCCCACCCGACGATGGCGGGAGAGGACAGGTGGAAATAGACCTCGTAGAACTCGCGCGCCCCCCCGATGACGACCCAGTCGTAGCCAAACAGCAGGCCTCCCAGGGCCGCCACGATGGCGATGCCCCAGACGTAGCCGCCTGGCTCAGCCGGGACGATGAATACTGACCTGGTTGTCGTGATGGAGGGTGCCTGCATGGACTAACGTTCGCTTTCGTAGATAGTAGCGAGCAGATCGATCGCTCCGGTGTGACTCTGATCGAGCATCCGGACCTCTTCCAGAAGACGCCGTCCCTCGGCCTTGTTTGCTAGTCCGAGCTGCGCCTGCGCATGCAGGAAGCGCGCCGTGATCTTCTGCCGCTCGTTCAGCCCTTCATGAAATAGCAGCATCGCGGGAAGGGAGGTTGCGAAGTAGTCAATCTTCGGTGTCTGAGTTTCCAGTTCCGTTGCATACCTATCGATCGCACGGAAGGCCTCCATCGTCTCGTCAGAGCGTCCTAGAGCGCGCAGCGACATGGCGCTCCAGTAAGTGGTCTCGGAAATCGGCTGCACCTGCATCTGCTGGAAATCGCCCTTCTGGTGGGCCGCGCGCTCCCAAAATTGTCTTGCCCTGGCCTCGTCACCAAGGGCTGCGAGGGCCACACCCATCCAGTAGTCAATCATGCTGAGGTTCATCAGCAGATGTTTCGCTTCGCTCAGGTTATCAGGTGGGTTCGCTGCCTTCTCAAGGAGAGCCACCGCGCGATCCGCACGGCCCTTTCGAAGCTCCTCTTGCGCCAGCCGGACGTTGGCACGAACATACTGCGTGAGAACTTGGCCTTCGCCGCCTTCCCATGGTCCAAAGTGGCGTCCGAGCAAAAGATCCAGTGCTTGTTCTGGACGCCCGGCGCTGTTGAGCAGGGACGCGAGCTCAACCGAGAGATCATCGCGCTGGCCAACCAGGTCCGGGTGTGTCTCCAGGTTCTTCAGGCGTTTGTCGAGCGGGGTGCCCAGCCGCTTCTGGAGCTGGTCCTCTTCGTAAAAGATCCGAGCGTCTTTGGGAGCAAGTGCGCACGCACGCGCGAAGTCGGCTGCGGCGCCCTGCGCATCATGCAGGACGTTGTACCTGGCGAAGCCGAGGTTGCGCCATGGGGTCGGAAAGCCGGGATTGATCTCCGTGGACCGCTGCCACTGCTCAATGGCTTTCCCGTAACGTCGACGGTCGTACAGGAGATTGCCCAGATAGTAATAGGCGTGGGCATCCGCCGGGTTGGATTCGATCGCCTGCTCGAGGAGGATCATCTCTTCCAGCCGGCTGGGGAAGACATAGGCGGGTTCGGCATCCGCCGCCTGTTTCCAGGCGGTAGCCGCTTGATCCTGTCGTCCAAGGCGACGCAGCACATCGGCGGTTACGTAGAGCCGGATCGCCACTCCACCATCGCAGCTGCTCGGCGAATCCGCGTGGAGAACGTTCAGCGCCTCTTCGAGCAAGCCCGCTCGGATCAAATCGAAGGCCAGGTCGATCTGCTGCTGCGCGTCGCCGAAGACCTTTCCGGTCGTCAAGTACCGGCTCGTGACATCGAGTGGATCCAAAGACCGTACCTCGGAGAGCAGAGCCTTGGCCTCGTCGGTGCGTCCCAGCCGCGACAGGGCCACCGCCTTGAGATTCAAGGCGGTGAGGTTATCCGCCTCCGCACGTAACGAGCAGTCAAGATGATCGAGAGCCTTCAGCCATTCATGACGGCTGCAGTCAATTTCGGCGAGCCGATGATATGCGGGACCACGCCAGGCCGCGTTCCACGTGCTCTTATAGAACGCGTCATACGCCTCAGCGATGCGTCCCTGATAGCTCAGTGTGAGACCGAGGTTGTAATAGGGCTCGCCGTCGGCCGGATTCGGGTTTCGCCTTGTGAGGCGAGCAACTGAGTTGCGCAGATACTGCTCTGCAAGGGAGAACTCTCCCCGTCGCATATAAAACCGACCAAGGGCGTGGTTCGCTCTGCTGTCCCCCGGATCGCGGCGAACGGCTTCGAGCCAATACGGCTCGGGATCGCGCGTGGGATGCCGGTACTGTTCGAGGTGAAGGCCGTTGAGATACAGCTCGTCGTTGCTGACCACCTCTTCAGGGAGCGGTGGCTCCGTGGCGACGTCAGGCATGTCTGCAGGCACGATCTGCGCCGGCGCATACCGCAGGAACGTATTGCCCTGCTGAGAGACGCACACCTCGAGTGATTCCGCGGAGCCGGTAAACGAAGAGC
This window contains:
- a CDS encoding sugar porter family MFS transporter, whose translation is MQAPSITTTRSVFIVPAEPGGYVWGIAIVAALGGLLFGYDWVVIGGAREFYEVYFHLSSPAIVGWANSCALIGCLIGSLAAGYLAERFGRRPILLVAAILFAVSSILTGWAHTFDAFIAWRITGGIAIGLASNVSPLYIAEISPAELRGRLVSLNQFAIVIGILLAQIANWQIARPTPSGLSEASLFATWNVQYGWRWMFTAVAVPAAIFTIASFFIPESPRWLLTHKRKDQADAVLTRVGGPFYARAEVANIEATVEAERLAEPSTWRELFRRPVRRILLIGVALAILQQWTGINVLFNYAAEVYRSAGYGSNDILLNIVITGAINLIFTILAMLLVDRVGRRWLMLFGCLGIGISHLLCAMAYHANWKGIAVLILTLSAIACYALTLAPVTWVLIAEIFPNRVRSQAISAAVSALWIASFALTYTFPILNRALTTGGIFCAYGLICLAGFVLVQLCVPETSGRSLEEIERSLTRQ
- a CDS encoding chitobiase/beta-hexosaminidase C-terminal domain-containing protein, which produces MKSTRSRNKSLGRRLALGVAAFLVGAVLSTASLHAQVNGEGLTPYLGWSTFSEQSVSPGFLTQANVQAQSDALKASELQQHGFVYINIDSGWQGSFDGNGRPIPNTTTFPDIQGLIAHIHANGQKVGIYWIPGIELPAIQGNYPILGTSYHTPDIAVTPHAPGNAFGATSGEPYHDKIDFTKPGAQEYINSIVALWSSWGVDFIKLDAVTPGSDNNSTSIDNRPDVAAYSKAIANSGRPMWLTVSWAMDQDYQSTWQQYANARRIDEDVECEGSCGPSLTNWPRILLRAYDDVAWEHSAGPTLGWNDLDSLDVVGASGTTTVATGLTNDEKMSATNIWLMANSPIYLGGDLTKLDSFATSAFTNDELLAVNQSGSPAVQMTGGFHQVWMSNPGSGFVYVALYNFNAFPDRVDVRWSDLGFNNATAVRDLWSQTDLGAFPGSFSAMVAPHGSRLLKVTPNGAITPVTGGTVYEAEAAALSGGTQVASCSSCSGGSKVGYIGGNAIVTFNNVNVPTAGVYRMEIDGMTQGPRTLEYSVNGAPGGSLNMGGGSYVLPQSSTVNVALSAGNNTIVFNNPSGYGADLDRIVISGDGKEFANTFTVYEGEAAAQAGSAVGAYNYSTRASGGAYIGGMGNGAGNTVTFNNVSVPSTGTYQLELDYVVDGQRTFYVSVNGGTPTVLNLSGNSWYDPVPYTMSVQLNGGSPNTIVFSNPNSGAYAPGLDLIAVSGGGNTAPIISVPSGTYTSVQNVTITDTTPGATIYYTKDGSTPSSASTQYTGPVTVRSSETLKAIAIAPNFPDSNIASATYVVNLTNIAPPMFTPPAGTYVGPQQIVLSDAVNGATIHYTTDGSAPTATSPVYSAPIVVTANETINAYATGSGYPDSPVVSASYIITLPTAATPTFTPVAGTYTSVQSVAIADATTGATIYYTTDGSTPTVNSSVYSNPLTVGANETIKAIAVASGYLTSAVGSAAYTINLPPPSIALSLNVPTMVISRGKSGTVTLTVTGQNGFSGTVNLACSGLPSGVSCSFNPSTLNISGSTAGTTTLTVTASNTVTASMAIIPAIFGLGFFAFNARRRRMVNLLAVLCLAALGFTMLSGCGGAAQPPVTTQATITVTSGAVTQKAPLLVTVQ
- a CDS encoding DUF5107 domain-containing protein produces the protein MLQNQLSLEDAKSSVPRRLARLELPAAPASEQGAVKVWSEPVEMLTYQPAKPDKNPLFLERRVYQGSSGRVYPLPVIDSVATEPHMRSWQAVHIENEFLRLMVMPEIGGRIHVGLDKRTGYDFFYRQNVIKPALVGLAGPWISGGVEFNWPQHHRPATFMPVEVSIERSADGSVTVWCSDHDPMKRMKGMHGICLHPLKAYLEVKVRLYNRTEDTQTFLWWANVATRVHEKYQSFFPHDVRYAADHAKRAATEYPLSQGLYYGVDYGERGRRGVPADEMPPHFVPDGSYPANDLGWYANIPVPTSYMIVGSREDFFGGYDHAADAGTVAVANHHISPGKKQWTWGNHDFGYAWDRRLTDSDGPYIELMSGVYTDNQPDFSFLAPGETKTFSQYWYPISAIGVADHASLDGALRLEVASCKATIHLQVTSDRSDCTIVLLSEGREIERWIDDLSAKGTYHYSSSFTGSAESLEVCVSQQGNTFLRYAPAQIVPADMPDVATEPPLPEEVVSNDELYLNGLHLEQYRHPTRDPEPYWLEAVRRDPGDSRANHALGRFYMRRGEFSLAEQYLRNSVARLTRRNPNPADGEPYYNLGLTLSYQGRIAEAYDAFYKSTWNAAWRGPAYHRLAEIDCSRHEWLKALDHLDCSLRAEADNLTALNLKAVALSRLGRTDEAKALLSEVRSLDPLDVTSRYLTTGKVFGDAQQQIDLAFDLIRAGLLEEALNVLHADSPSSCDGGVAIRLYVTADVLRRLGRQDQAATAWKQAADAEPAYVFPSRLEEMILLEQAIESNPADAHAYYYLGNLLYDRRRYGKAIEQWQRSTEINPGFPTPWRNLGFARYNVLHDAQGAAADFARACALAPKDARIFYEEDQLQKRLGTPLDKRLKNLETHPDLVGQRDDLSVELASLLNSAGRPEQALDLLLGRHFGPWEGGEGQVLTQYVRANVRLAQEELRKGRADRAVALLEKAANPPDNLSEAKHLLMNLSMIDYWMGVALAALGDEARARQFWERAAHQKGDFQQMQVQPISETTYWSAMSLRALGRSDETMEAFRAIDRYATELETQTPKIDYFATSLPAMLLFHEGLNERQKITARFLHAQAQLGLANKAEGRRLLEEVRMLDQSHTGAIDLLATIYESER